A genomic window from bacterium includes:
- a CDS encoding biopolymer transporter ExbD, whose amino-acid sequence MERKKFDYINVIPLVDVMLVLLTITLTTSSFIATGLLPIELPKATKSQEKLALKTQTIEIDRASRIYLNSKPVSLSQLKNTLVSLNRESPIFIRADKYISLQTFVNVFDLLKNLGFKKIALQTEEKK is encoded by the coding sequence ATGGAAAGAAAGAAATTTGATTATATCAATGTTATTCCTTTGGTTGATGTGATGCTTGTCCTTCTTACCATCACCCTTACTACCTCCTCATTCATTGCCACTGGTCTTTTGCCTATAGAGCTTCCCAAAGCAACAAAATCCCAAGAGAAATTAGCCTTAAAAACCCAAACTATAGAGATAGATAGAGCTTCAAGGATATATCTTAATTCAAAGCCTGTTTCCCTTTCACAGCTAAAGAATACCCTGGTTTCCCTAAATCGGGAAAGCCCAATATTTATAAGGGCAGATAAATACATTAGCCTACAAACCTTTGTTAATGTATTTGACCTTCTAAAAAACCTTGGCTTTAAAAAAATCGCCCTCCAGACCGAAGAGAAGAAATGA
- the exbB gene encoding TonB-system energizer ExbB, with product MDWLKILIDYGIIGLLLFLSIVSVAIAIERFLVLRNIKIAQFPEKKQLEVELTKKLHIIAIIGANAPYIGLLGTVLGIMLTFYSLGKKGFMDTSGIMVGLALALKATAIGLLVAIPSIVFYNLLLRKIEVLLAQWETNNGKKEI from the coding sequence ATGGATTGGCTTAAAATTCTAATTGATTATGGAATAATTGGATTGCTTTTATTCCTTAGCATTGTCTCTGTTGCCATTGCCATTGAAAGGTTTCTTGTTTTAAGAAATATAAAGATAGCCCAATTCCCCGAGAAAAAACAACTTGAGGTAGAGCTTACCAAAAAGCTTCATATCATTGCGATTATTGGAGCAAATGCTCCCTATATTGGGCTTTTGGGAACAGTGCTGGGAATAATGCTTACCTTTTATTCTTTAGGAAAAAAAGGGTTTATGGATACTTCGGGAATAATGGTGGGTCTTGCTTTGGCCTTAAAGGCAACCGCAATTGGGCTTTTGGTGGCAATCCCCTCCATTGTCTTTTATAACCTTCTCTTAAGAAAGATAGAGGTTCTCCTTGCCCAATGGGAAACAAACAATGGAAAGAAAGAAATTTGA
- a CDS encoding TonB-dependent receptor plug domain-containing protein, producing MLYRLPRACETLDEASILLEKGHTNAFVNRLYYACFDIKRLFCILLFPLLAFSETITVTGEELVVREKKPVKEEPIVSKEEVSPSMVEKSSVSLFTDLSETLKTLPGVVTPGAFSGALYIRGTYPMETIFLLDNVFIYWPYRWGGLLLMFNTDLIKKVDFYAGGYPAKGNQALGGIIDVYYKEGSKKKRRGQLELSPTTMAFQMDGPIKKDKLSYYLSANRTHYDLLVKWFGGEKGRALPNFNDQYLKLYYEPTYKDKLSFSIVRTGEGMDMKMEEGYGSPDDEGGHFFYKYTKDIFALNHKRVFSPSLSNELTLSYLIDKGRFRFYSPDYPFSGDLDSKDTALRNDFVIKKEGHEINVGGMVYRNKGKADDTYSFPIIEEVNGTWTEVKHKEEFHYQGRADYYGLYLWDRYSGFGPIIDYGIRYENNNFTKEGVFSPRFSICFPIGGGKIKQSIGEYSQYPMNSYYLDEKEGNPKLKSQCSRQYILGYERDIGDDKRVKIEAYYSDLNKLILPDPEKNYLNKGKGYSRGIELFFQKKEGKRWDGWLSYAYSQAKREEAPGKYGTYSVVKEEVFYPTDQDRPHVASLVLNYNLTKKWKLSMKTTYYSGNPCTPLIGAIKGSDTYKAIWGEYKSKRLPSYFQADLTIRKKQKWGEWYIHFINLTGHKNIYDYYYSDDYSEKKAFEQLPFMFLGGCKVNF from the coding sequence GTGCTGTATCGTCTCCCACGAGCTTGTGAGACGCTTGATGAAGCCTCTATTCTTTTAGAAAAAGGCCATACCAACGCCTTTGTTAATCGGCTTTATTATGCCTGTTTCGATATAAAAAGGCTTTTTTGTATTCTTTTGTTTCCCTTATTGGCTTTTTCTGAAACCATTACTGTAACTGGGGAGGAGCTTGTTGTAAGGGAAAAAAAGCCGGTAAAAGAAGAACCCATTGTCAGCAAGGAGGAGGTCTCTCCTTCTATGGTTGAAAAGAGCTCGGTTTCTCTCTTTACAGATTTGTCCGAGACATTAAAGACCCTGCCCGGTGTGGTTACCCCGGGTGCTTTCTCGGGTGCATTATACATCCGAGGAACCTATCCCATGGAGACAATATTTTTATTAGACAATGTGTTTATCTATTGGCCATACAGATGGGGAGGGCTGCTGCTTATGTTTAATACCGACCTTATTAAAAAGGTTGATTTCTATGCCGGAGGCTATCCGGCAAAGGGAAATCAGGCATTGGGTGGAATCATTGATGTCTATTACAAGGAGGGAAGCAAGAAGAAAAGAAGAGGGCAATTAGAGCTTTCTCCCACCACAATGGCATTTCAGATGGATGGACCAATAAAAAAGGATAAATTATCCTACTATCTTTCGGCAAACCGGACACACTATGACCTTCTGGTAAAATGGTTTGGCGGTGAAAAGGGAAGAGCCCTTCCCAACTTTAATGACCAATACCTTAAGCTCTATTATGAGCCAACCTATAAAGATAAGCTCTCCTTTAGTATTGTAAGAACCGGAGAGGGGATGGATATGAAGATGGAGGAGGGATACGGCTCACCCGATGATGAGGGAGGACACTTCTTTTATAAATACACCAAGGATATATTTGCCTTAAATCACAAGCGGGTATTTAGCCCAAGCCTTTCTAATGAGCTTACCTTAAGCTACTTAATTGATAAGGGAAGATTCAGGTTTTATTCCCCTGACTATCCCTTTAGTGGGGATTTAGATTCTAAAGATACCGCCTTAAGGAATGATTTTGTGATTAAAAAAGAAGGTCATGAAATAAATGTGGGAGGAATGGTTTACCGAAATAAGGGAAAAGCGGATGATACCTATAGCTTTCCCATAATAGAGGAGGTAAATGGAACCTGGACAGAGGTAAAGCACAAAGAGGAATTTCATTACCAAGGGAGAGCTGATTATTATGGGCTATACCTTTGGGATAGGTATAGTGGCTTTGGACCCATTATTGATTATGGGATAAGGTATGAGAATAACAATTTTACCAAGGAGGGTGTTTTCTCGCCAAGGTTTTCCATCTGCTTTCCCATAGGAGGTGGAAAAATAAAGCAATCAATCGGCGAATACTCCCAGTATCCGATGAACTCTTACTATCTTGATGAGAAAGAGGGGAATCCAAAATTAAAATCCCAATGCTCAAGGCAATATATTTTGGGCTATGAAAGGGATATTGGCGATGATAAAAGGGTAAAAATAGAGGCATATTACTCTGATTTAAATAAGCTTATCCTTCCAGACCCTGAAAAGAATTATCTTAATAAAGGTAAGGGTTATAGCAGGGGCATTGAGCTTTTCTTCCAGAAAAAGGAGGGAAAAAGATGGGATGGCTGGCTTTCTTATGCCTATTCCCAAGCAAAGCGGGAGGAAGCCCCGGGTAAATATGGAACATATTCTGTGGTTAAAGAGGAGGTTTTCTATCCAACCGACCAGGATCGACCACATGTTGCATCCTTAGTTTTAAATTATAACCTTACCAAAAAATGGAAGCTAAGTATGAAAACAACCTATTATTCGGGAAATCCCTGTACACCCCTGATTGGCGCAATAAAAGGAAGTGATACCTATAAAGCAATCTGGGGGGAATATAAAAGCAAGAGGCTTCCTTCTTATTTTCAAGCCGACCTTACCATAAGAAAAAAGCAAAAATGGGGCGAATGGTATATCCACTTTATCAACCTTACCGGGCATAAGAATATCTATGATTATTACTATAGCGATGATTATTCAGAAAAAAAGGCATTTGAGCAGCTTCCCTTTATGTTCTTGGGTGGATGCAAGGTTAATTTTTAA
- a CDS encoding PIN domain-containing protein, translated as MIFVDTSAFIARYIEKDQYHKKALIKWKKIIGKSKLYTSNHIIDETITLLLRKTTSTFAIEKAKILYTTKAFETMRSDIDDELMALEVLEKYKDQKLSFTDCLSVASMKRNKIRKIFTFDNHFKHLFGMETI; from the coding sequence ATGATATTTGTAGATACCAGCGCATTTATTGCCCGATATATTGAGAAAGATCAATATCACAAAAAAGCATTGATAAAATGGAAAAAAATTATTGGTAAATCAAAATTATACACCAGCAACCATATCATAGATGAAACGATTACCCTTTTACTTAGAAAGACTACTTCCACTTTTGCCATAGAAAAAGCAAAGATATTATATACCACAAAGGCATTTGAAACAATGCGAAGTGATATTGATGATGAGCTAATGGCATTGGAGGTATTGGAGAAATACAAAGATCAAAAGCTCTCTTTTACCGATTGCTTAAGTGTTGCTTCAATGAAACGAAATAAAATAAGAAAAATATTTACCTTTGATAACCATTTTAAACACCTCTTTGGTATGGAGACAATATAA
- a CDS encoding radical SAM protein, with protein MLVSWNITRECNLSCKHCYRDAGEKEVNELSFDEGCHLLSEIKEAGFKMVILSGGEPILRKDVHRLIEYGGKLGLIMTMGTNGTLLTKPVASRLKDSGLSRIGISLDSTSEKLHNEFRGKPWAYKKTMDGIRNCKDVGLPFQIHTTIMEFNYREIEEIIDFSSSLGALAIHIFFLIKTGRAKMLDEDITRYRDVLKRILEKQKTTKLEIKAVCAPQFMLYNPSKYTRGCLAGISYCCILPNGDVQGCPYLPIRIGNIRDVSFNKLWRDSLIFKELRLMEYKGRCGICDYKKSCGGCRARSYSYSLDYMGADPFCMKKRLC; from the coding sequence ATGCTGGTTTCATGGAATATAACAAGGGAATGCAATCTCTCCTGTAAGCATTGCTATAGGGATGCAGGAGAAAAAGAGGTAAATGAGCTTTCCTTTGATGAGGGATGTCATCTTCTTTCAGAAATAAAAGAGGCTGGCTTTAAAATGGTTATCCTCTCGGGTGGTGAGCCTATTTTAAGGAAGGATGTTCATCGTCTTATTGAATATGGAGGTAAGCTTGGTCTTATAATGACAATGGGAACAAATGGGACATTGCTTACAAAACCTGTTGCCTCAAGGCTAAAAGATTCTGGGCTTTCAAGGATAGGAATAAGCCTTGATTCTACATCAGAAAAATTACATAATGAATTCAGGGGAAAACCTTGGGCGTATAAAAAGACAATGGATGGAATAAGAAATTGCAAAGATGTCGGGCTTCCCTTCCAAATTCATACAACCATAATGGAATTTAATTACAGAGAAATAGAGGAAATTATAGATTTTTCAAGCTCCCTTGGTGCATTAGCAATTCATATATTTTTTCTTATAAAAACAGGAAGGGCAAAAATGCTGGATGAGGATATAACAAGGTATAGAGATGTTTTAAAAAGAATATTGGAAAAGCAGAAAACAACAAAGCTAGAGATTAAAGCTGTTTGTGCCCCTCAATTTATGCTTTATAACCCTTCAAAATATACCAGAGGATGCCTTGCAGGGATAAGCTATTGTTGTATTCTTCCTAACGGTGATGTGCAGGGCTGCCCATATCTTCCAATTAGGATAGGAAATATAAGGGATGTCTCATTTAATAAGCTCTGGAGGGATTCTTTGATATTCAAAGAATTAAGGCTTATGGAATATAAAGGTAGATGTGGAATATGCGATTATAAAAAATCCTGCGGCGGATGCAGGGCAAGATCATATTCCTATAGCCTTGACTATATGGGTGCTGATCCATTTTGTATGAAAAAAAGGCTTTGTTAG